In the genome of Dromiciops gliroides isolate mDroGli1 chromosome 1, mDroGli1.pri, whole genome shotgun sequence, the window gctcatcatttcttacagcacaatagtattccattgtattcatataccacaacttgtccagccattccccaattgatgggcacccctcaacttccaattccttgctaccacgtaaagagcagctataaatacttttgtacatgtgggtccctttcccccttccatgatttctttgggaaaaagacctaaaagtggaattgctgggtcaaagggtatgcacagctttatcgccctttgggcataattccaaattgctctccagaatggttggatcagttcacagctccaccaacaatgcattagtgttccaattggGAAGGAATCTTTTAAAGGTGAGGCAGTATAGTGAGCATAGCTCCATTTTGTTTTAAGCTTCTGTTTTGTGACTGAGTTGTTTTGACTAACCTGCGTttcaatatgttttttaaataagaaatcaagatttattttcctttaagaatcttttctttctctattagaGCACCTGGGATAAAATTTAGGACCACTCTGTGGTAGTCCCTACCCACTCAGTGGCCTGAGCAGTAGGAGCTGCAGACCAGTCCTCAGTAGCAGGCTGAGCACTCCAGTCTTCAGTAGGGAACTGCTGAATGGGCACAGATGGCACCTGCACTCCCTTAGACCAATCAGCCACCTCTGGTTGAGCAGCAGTGAATTCTGGGGCAGGGGCAGTCCATTCACCCTGAAATTCCTCCTTTGTCACTGCCTTCTCAGCTGCGGcctgctcttccttctcaatctcctttggaTCCCTGTAGAAGTAAAGATCAGGCATCACTTCCCACAGGTGTTCACGGGAGATGGTACCACACATATGTAGGACTTCACGGGCCAGCATCCACCACATCAGACCCACAGAGTGAGCTCCCTTGTTGTTGCATGGAATGGCAATGTCTACATAGCGAAGTGGAGAATCTGTGTTGCACAATGCAATGGTTGGGAGGTTAACATATGATGCTTCAGTCAGAGGCTGGTGATCTGCCCGAGGATCAGTGACCACCAAGAGGCGAGGTTCCCGGAAAGCTGCCTGAATCTGGTTAGTGAAGGTGCCTGGGGTGAAACGTCCAGCAATAGGTGTAGCGCCAGTGGCAGCAACACATTTCAGAACAGCTCGCTGGCCAGTGTTCCTGAATGAGATAACACTAACATCAGCAGGGTTTTCAATGGCAGCAATGGTGCGAGCAGCGAGCAGAAGCTTTTCCCAAGTTCTCTTCAAATTAATGATGTAGATGCCATCACTCTTCCTTTTGTAAATGTACTGTTCCATCTGGAAGTCCAAATTAGTGCCACCCAAATGGGTTCCTGCAGCGAGGAATTTGAGGACATCCTCTTCCTTCATCTGCAAGACATCCAGGGCTCCGGACATTGTGGAAGTTTCCCTTTAAAGTTGCGATGGAAACTGAGTACAACGCTGTATGGATCCCTCTTCTGGGTAGTGCGGAAAGCTGTGTTTCAATATGTTAAGCATTTGTGTGGGATGATGAGTGAACAAGAGACAAGTGTTATGTGGACCCTTTAATAAGACAGGTCACTATTATAAACTACCAATCAAATTATGAGGTCAACAAATTAGGAATACCCATGGCTAAAAACTACAAGCAACCCACCAGAGGTCCCAGCTCTCAGCCTCCTCCTTGGTTATCACTGGAACTGGCTCCTGTGTTTCCTCATGCCTGTGTCTCAAACATTGCCAAGTTTTGCTTGAGGGCAGAGAGAAAACTTTTCCATCCAGTATGTGTTGACCAATGCTATAAATATGATGCCTCAAGATGGATGCATCCAAGCAAAAGCTTAACCTCACAGCTACATTTTCCAAAAACATGGCTGAAGAGGAAGGATGGACAGGGTCATATCATACCACTAGGCAGAATTTCCAGGGGACACAacagtatttaaaaaatactcacgtgcaaaataaaatagattgaAAAGCTATTTTTAGTAGTAGAATTGTCACAAAATATCTGTTCAACTTTATAAGATATCTTGTCATTTTTTTGGAGAaaataacaaacacaaacacaaacaacataatgaaaacaattgctatattttatttattctgtaatATAAATACTGTACTCCCACCTTTCAAACTCTAATGTGTAATGTAAACATTTGGTGTAAAGAGCAAatcagttttaaaaacaaataacatgTTGTCAATGAGTTTTCTTTAAGTCTGCTAACTACAAAAATATAGCTCATGAAAAAGGTATTCTCCACCACTAGGCATATCTTGGCAGCTCCCACAAAGCTAGAAAAATCTTAAGTATGAATGGCATTGGTGATGGCTTAATGTCCAAGGCTCACCGTGTGCAgagagacatccccaaaaagtTGGCCACCAAGTGATGCCTTTTTTTGGTAGTAGAAACTCAATGTGGAAGGAGAGGTTGCTATCCATGTTAATGTAGAGAGTACCCATAATGATAAAATTATAGATCTTTTGAAAAagtaataaatgtatatatcttgtttttcatttgtacTTAGCTATTACACGGTTATTGTGTGTTTGTAAGCCTATGACACACCTCAGCTAGAACATGAGCTCTCTTTGGAGTTCATTTGGAAGGGAGGAACTATAACTTCAGCttcaacaaataattatgatGTTCCTACTATGTGGAGGGGACTCTTATAGGTGCTGGtgaagatacaaatatgaaataagGCACATAAGGCATAATGCTGCATAAACACTTAAGTGATTGATCaataaattatcattattatatgagTACTGTTTTAAGCCAGAGTAaactatcttttaaattttttagaaaGAATTGATGCTATTCTATCTAGGATAATTTCTGTGCAGTCTTATCTATGGATAGAAGAATAAGAGAACCTTTACAAGACCTTTTCAGGCCTATAATTTTATAGTATATAGAAGGTCACATtgcatagctttttttttttatatactgGAAGTTGCTTCTAAATTCTGGGAAAAGCATTCTAGTTTTTGGCAACAAATGGTTgatttgctctctctctctctctctctcttttttttgtgaggcaattggggttaagtggcttgcccagggtcacagctagtaagtgttaagtgtctaaggccagatgtgaacgcaggtcctcctgactccagggctggtgctctatccactgcaccacctagctgccccttgctatcTCTCTTTAAGTCTGTTTTGCAGAAAAAGGGATATCAGAAGTCTCCAGACTATGTGTATTGATTTATATGTTGAAatgatttattgaaaaaaaatttctatagcCACCTCATAAAGTTCCTGCCAGCTTTGTGAGACGTTCCAATGGTTACATCACATCCTGGG includes:
- the LOC122735210 gene encoding 40S ribosomal protein SA-like; translation: MSGALDVLQMKEEDVLKFLAAGTHLGGTNLDFQMEQYIYKRKSDGIYIINLKRTWEKLLLAARTIAAIENPADVSVISFRNTGQRAVLKCVAATGATPIAGRFTPGTFTNQIQAAFREPRLLVVTDPRADHQPLTEASYVNLPTIALCNTDSPLRYVDIAIPCNNKGAHSVGLMWWMLAREVLHMCGTISREHLWEVMPDLYFYRDPKEIEKEEQAAAEKAVTKEEFQGEWTAPAPEFTAAQPEVADWSKGVQVPSVPIQQFPTEDWSAQPATEDWSAAPTAQATEWVGTTTEWS